The following nucleotide sequence is from Natronosalvus caseinilyticus.
GAGTGTTTAACGCTGAGCGCTTCTGTTGAGCGCAACTGCTGAAGGGTGAACGTCGATCGCTCAGGCGACCTGTTCTTCGTACTCCTCGGCAGTGAGCAGGTCCTCGAGTTCGCTCTCGTCGTCGGGGTCGACCGCGAGCATCCAGCCCTCGTCGAAGGGGTCCTCGTTGACGAGTTCGGGAGCGTCGAACAGGTCCTCGTTGACGGCCGTGACCGTGCCACTGATCGGCGCGTACAGATCGGAGACCGCCTTGATCGACTCGACGACGCCGAAGCTCTCTCCCGCCGTAACGTCTTCGCCCTCGTTGGGCAGTTCCACGAAGACCACGTCCCCGAGTTCGTCCTGCGCGAAGTCGGAGATACCGATTCTGACGCCGTCGTCTGTCTCGAGTGCCCACTCGTGCGATTCCTGGTACCGTCGGTCGTCTGGGGTATCGAAGCTCATTATACTGTATCGACGAAGGGAGGCGTTTCAATCTTTGCCTTTTTGGGCCGGCCGCGGACGTCGACGCGGATCTTCGTCCCGGCATCGGCGTACTCGACGGGCACGTAGCCCAGACCGATGGCCGCCTCGAGCGTCGGACTCATCGTCCCGCTCGTGACCGTCCCGATGACGTCGCCGTCGGTGGTCGTGATGTCGTAGCCGTGGCGGGCGATCCCGCGGTCGACGAGGCGGAAGCCGACGAGTTTCTCCTCGACGCCCTCCTCTTTCGTGCGTTCGAGTGCGTCCCGACCGACGAACTCGGTGTCGAGTTTGACCGTGAACCCGATGCCACACTCGTACGGTGTGCGCGGGTTCGTCTCGCGGTCGAAGTCCTGCCCGGCCAGGACGAACCCGGCCTCGAGGCGGAGGGTATCTCTCGCGC
It contains:
- the gcvH gene encoding glycine cleavage system protein GcvH, translating into MSFDTPDDRRYQESHEWALETDDGVRIGISDFAQDELGDVVFVELPNEGEDVTAGESFGVVESIKAVSDLYAPISGTVTAVNEDLFDAPELVNEDPFDEGWMLAVDPDDESELEDLLTAEEYEEQVA